One stretch of Halichoerus grypus chromosome 10, mHalGry1.hap1.1, whole genome shotgun sequence DNA includes these proteins:
- the ID2 gene encoding DNA-binding protein inhibitor ID-2, whose product MKAFSPVRSVRKNSLSDHSLGISRSKTPVDDPMSLLYNMNDCYSKLKELVPSIPQNKKVSKMEILQHVIDYILDLQIALDSHPTIVSLHHQRPGQSQASRTPLTTLNTDISILSLQASEFPSELMSNDSKALCG is encoded by the exons ATGAAAGCCTTCAGTCCAGTGAGGTCCGTTAGGAAAAACAGCCTTTCGGACCACAGCCTGGGCATCTCCCGGAGCAAAACCCCGGTGGACGACCCGATGAGCCTGCTCTACAACATGAACGACTGCTACTCCAAGCTCAAGGAGCTGGTGCCCAGCATCCCCCAGAACAAGAAGGTGAGCAAGATGGAAATCCTGCAGCACGTCATCGACTACATCTTGGACCTGCAGATCGCCCTGGACTCGCACCCCACTATCGTCAGCCTGCACCACCAGCGACCTGGGCAGAGTCAGGCGTCCAGGACGCCGCTGACCACCCTAAACACGGACATCAGCATCCTGTCCTTGCAG GCTTCTGAATTCCCTTCTGAGTTAATGTCAAATGACAGCAAAGCGCTCTGTGGCTGA